The proteins below are encoded in one region of Myxococcales bacterium:
- a CDS encoding NAD-dependent epimerase/dehydratase family protein codes for MKVIVFGGTGMVGQGVLRECLLDPDVEDVLSVGRSATGQTHTKLRDLVHTDTADFSPIADELTGWDACFFCLGISSAGMSEEEYTRVTYGIALAAAEVLAERNPSMTFVFVSGAGTDASERGRSMWARVKGKTENALLRLPFNAAYMFRPAFIQPLHGIKSKTKLYNAAYTVLGPLTPILRRALPKYTTTTEKVGRAMLRVARDGAPKTVLENDDINALA; via the coding sequence ATGAAGGTGATCGTTTTCGGCGGGACCGGGATGGTCGGGCAGGGTGTGCTCCGGGAGTGCCTGCTCGATCCGGATGTCGAGGACGTGCTCAGCGTTGGGCGTAGCGCCACGGGGCAAACCCACACCAAGCTGCGAGACTTGGTGCACACCGACACCGCGGACTTCTCTCCGATAGCCGACGAGCTCACGGGGTGGGATGCGTGTTTCTTCTGCCTCGGGATCTCTTCGGCGGGCATGAGTGAGGAGGAGTACACGCGCGTGACCTACGGGATCGCACTTGCTGCTGCCGAGGTGCTGGCCGAGCGTAATCCGAGCATGACCTTCGTCTTCGTCTCCGGAGCGGGCACCGACGCGAGTGAGCGCGGCCGCAGCATGTGGGCTCGGGTCAAGGGCAAGACCGAGAACGCACTGCTGCGCTTGCCGTTCAATGCCGCGTACATGTTTCGTCCGGCGTTCATCCAGCCGCTACACGGGATCAAGTCCAAGACGAAGCTGTACAATGCCGCGTACACCGTGCTTGGCCCGCTGACGCCGATCCTTCGTCGTGCATTGCCCAAGTACACGACGACCACGGAGAAGGTCGGGCGCGCCATGCTGAGGGTGGCGCGGGACGGTGCTCCGAAGACCGTGCTCGAGAACGACGACATCAACGCACTCGCGTGA
- a CDS encoding family 16 glycosylhydrolase, with protein sequence MTAVATSKSGCVKKDGSKAAYASGLVMSDGRYNFTYGFVEARMWLPPGTGTPENWAAFWVNGKVWPEDGEIDIMERQGRRRRDLGRPRGRREDREQSPLLHPESRSQRQLPNQGALDAEDRLRAPLAVSTGCPGAGAHCLGPLIGLRHGCGIGGGERHGRGGVGGAMFTLPASRPASGGGSATLKQGRGSASPAPASALASVLVTMLTDASGGGMGGDRQMVGEVAPLSMLISRQGLNTVSQRVCETAMLARAEVTNKRRRARMASRSDLSRALTGLAPGQSACRSRTLAPRPCWR encoded by the coding sequence CTGACGGCGGTCGCGACCTCGAAGTCCGGTTGTGTCAAGAAGGACGGGAGCAAGGCGGCGTACGCCTCCGGCCTCGTGATGAGCGACGGCCGCTACAATTTCACCTACGGGTTCGTCGAAGCCCGGATGTGGCTCCCCCCCGGTACGGGCACGCCGGAGAACTGGGCGGCGTTCTGGGTCAACGGCAAGGTCTGGCCAGAAGACGGCGAGATCGACATCATGGAAAGGCAAGGACGTCGGCGGCGTGACCTCGGCCGGCCTCGCGGGCGGCGCGAAGACCGCGAGCAGTCCCCACTACTTCATCCTGAATCACGGTCTCAACGGCAGCTACCCAATCAAGGTGCCCTCGACGCTGAAGATCGACTACGTGCGCCACTGGCAGTGAGCACGGGCTGTCCGGGCGCGGGGGCTCACTGCTTGGGGCCGCTCATTGGTTTGAGGCACGGCTGCGGGATAGGTGGCGGAGAGAGGCACGGACGCGGCGGCGTTGGCGGGGCAATGTTCACCTTGCCCGCGTCGCGCCCCGCGTCGGGCGGCGGCAGCGCAACGCTCAAACAGGGGCGAGGTTCCGCGTCGCCTGCGCCGGCGTCTGCGCTGGCGTCGGTGTTGGTCACGATGCTGACGGACGCATCAGGCGGAGGCATGGGCGGGGACAGACAGATGGTCGGCGAAGTGGCCCCGCTGTCGATGCTCATTTCGAGACAGGGTTTGAACACCGTGTCACAGCGCGTCTGTGAGACGGCAATGCTGGCCAGAGCCGAGGTCACGAACAAACGGCGCCGCGCCAGGATGGCATCGCGGTCCGATTTGTCACGCGCGCTCACCGGTCTTGCTCCGGGTCAGTCAGCTTGCCGTTCACGAACGCTCGCACCACGTCCATGCTGGAGATGA
- a CDS encoding CBS domain-containing protein: protein MLKVEDIMTKKVMTITPDTKLDDLAWGLTQKGVSGAPVLDAGGHLLGLVTKSDLADPTRPGRLESATAEDVMSPFVFAIDRTESVLDAAKRMVETGSHRLVVVDSSGHLAGIISSMDVVRAFVNGKLTDPEQDR from the coding sequence ATGCTCAAAGTCGAAGACATCATGACGAAGAAGGTGATGACCATCACGCCCGACACGAAGCTGGACGATTTGGCCTGGGGGCTGACACAGAAGGGCGTGAGCGGCGCGCCGGTGCTCGACGCCGGCGGACACCTCTTGGGGCTCGTTACCAAGAGTGATCTCGCCGATCCGACCCGCCCGGGCCGCCTCGAGAGTGCGACGGCGGAGGACGTGATGAGCCCCTTCGTGTTTGCGATCGACCGAACCGAGTCGGTGCTCGATGCCGCCAAGCGCATGGTGGAGACCGGGAGTCATCGCCTGGTCGTCGTCGATTCGAGCGGACACCTCGCCGGCATCATCTCCAGCATGGACGTGGTGCGAGCGTTCGTGAACGGCAAGCTGACTGACCCGGAGCAAGACCGGTGA
- a CDS encoding DUF924 domain-containing protein yields MLPDEVLEFWFGTPDPAGDVPDAVFAKYWKKDESFDALIRDRFGDAHSRASRGELSSLADTPRGRLALVILLDQFTRNLFRGQAATFAQDAQALRLALDGIDAGDLERLMPLQRYFLIMPLMHSEQLEDQERCIELFDAQVAASDDAGVKKRFVAAADFARRHRDIVRRFGRFPHRNAVLGRESTPDEQEFLKTPGSSF; encoded by the coding sequence ATGTTGCCCGACGAAGTGCTCGAGTTTTGGTTCGGAACGCCAGATCCGGCTGGGGATGTCCCCGACGCAGTATTCGCGAAGTACTGGAAGAAGGATGAGAGCTTCGACGCGCTCATTCGCGACCGCTTTGGTGACGCCCACTCGCGCGCCAGTCGGGGTGAGCTGTCCTCTCTTGCGGACACCCCGAGGGGTCGCCTGGCCCTGGTCATCCTGCTCGATCAGTTCACGCGCAATCTGTTCCGGGGCCAGGCTGCGACTTTTGCACAAGACGCGCAGGCGCTCCGCCTGGCACTAGACGGGATCGACGCGGGTGACCTCGAACGACTGATGCCGCTGCAGCGTTATTTCCTGATCATGCCGCTGATGCACAGCGAACAGCTCGAGGATCAGGAGCGGTGCATCGAGCTATTCGATGCCCAGGTCGCAGCGAGCGACGACGCGGGAGTGAAGAAGCGCTTCGTCGCGGCCGCCGACTTCGCGCGGCGTCACCGTGACATTGTGCGGCGCTTCGGGCGCTTCCCCCACCGGAACGCGGTGCTCGGGCGCGAATCTACGCCCGACGAGCAGGAGTTTCTGAAAACGCCTGGCTCGTCGTTCTGA
- a CDS encoding TonB-dependent receptor plug domain-containing protein translates to MTEGKRLLARRHNLVASRTSVRRRARSALVRAALGPAALLSLLSFVQLAAAQPESETGSAKPTAPLATAPKATPAVEQQPESGDEPAPPPEVEKPIEVVVHGERVEPAGTSLSRAEVRQLPGAFGDPFRAIEALPGVTPIASGVPFFYVRGAPPGNVGYFLDGVRVPYLYHIGLGPSVIHPAIVQRVNFYPGGYPARFGRYAGGIVAADVTEPRSDLHGEGNLRLFDVGAVVESGFADGRGTVLLGGRYSYTGTLLSLIVPEIKLEYRDYQARASYDLGPRDRVSVFSFGAYDLLGEPKDRGLDVLFASEFYRVDLRYDHFFSRDSSLRYAVTFGYDQTRLAEYRNGHDKMVGSRVEVVHRAGDGVMLRGGADLTVDAYGASNLEYEDPDSPDLARKNALFPERNDLALGGYVDVVFEPTPELELTPGVRLDLYGSVGAAVLAVDPRLAAVFHVSRAVRIIHAYGLVHQPPSFFGPIPGLTPGTLANGLQTSFQTSAGVEVDLPEDVTAGTTLFHNAFFNLTDTLAVSSGEFDLTSDRRTTGDAAGLELFVRRKFTRRLGGFLSYTLSRSSRSVGREKFPSAFDRTHVANAAVGYDLGRRWRAGTRVVFYTGTPKTYPSNGLIVPLRPRAPDRGPAFYRVDLRIEKRWPLAKSAWLSFVGEVMNATLSKETFASGTGADTTIGPVTIPSIGLEGGF, encoded by the coding sequence GTGACCGAGGGCAAGCGCCTTCTCGCACGACGACACAACCTCGTCGCCAGCCGAACCTCCGTGCGTCGGCGGGCGCGGTCCGCGCTCGTGCGCGCGGCCCTCGGGCCCGCTGCCCTGCTCTCGCTGCTGTCGTTCGTGCAGCTCGCCGCAGCGCAACCCGAATCAGAGACTGGAAGCGCAAAGCCGACCGCGCCGCTGGCTACCGCACCGAAGGCCACGCCCGCCGTCGAGCAACAGCCCGAATCCGGCGACGAGCCCGCCCCCCCACCGGAAGTGGAAAAACCCATCGAGGTGGTGGTGCATGGCGAGCGCGTCGAGCCTGCCGGCACGTCGCTGAGCCGGGCCGAGGTGCGCCAGCTCCCGGGCGCCTTTGGCGATCCATTCCGCGCCATCGAGGCGCTCCCCGGTGTCACTCCGATCGCCTCGGGCGTGCCTTTTTTCTACGTGCGCGGCGCGCCGCCCGGCAACGTCGGCTACTTCCTCGACGGCGTGCGCGTGCCCTACCTCTATCACATCGGCCTCGGCCCCTCGGTGATCCACCCGGCGATCGTGCAGCGTGTGAACTTCTACCCAGGCGGGTATCCCGCGCGCTTCGGGCGCTACGCAGGCGGAATCGTCGCAGCCGACGTGACGGAGCCGAGGAGCGACCTGCACGGCGAAGGAAACCTGCGCCTATTCGATGTCGGCGCGGTCGTGGAGAGCGGCTTTGCGGACGGCCGCGGAACCGTGCTGCTCGGCGGGCGCTATTCGTACACTGGTACGCTGCTGTCCTTGATCGTGCCGGAGATCAAGCTCGAGTATCGCGACTACCAGGCGCGGGCTTCGTACGATCTCGGGCCGCGAGATCGCGTGAGTGTCTTCAGCTTCGGCGCCTACGATCTGCTCGGCGAGCCCAAAGACCGCGGGCTCGACGTGCTGTTTGCGTCGGAGTTCTACCGCGTCGATCTGCGCTACGACCACTTCTTCTCCAGGGACAGCAGTCTGCGCTACGCCGTGACCTTCGGTTACGACCAGACGCGCCTGGCCGAGTACCGCAACGGTCACGACAAGATGGTCGGCTCCCGCGTGGAGGTCGTTCACCGGGCCGGCGATGGAGTGATGCTGCGAGGCGGTGCCGATCTGACCGTCGATGCCTACGGGGCGAGCAACCTCGAGTACGAGGATCCAGACTCGCCGGACCTCGCTCGGAAAAACGCGCTGTTTCCCGAGCGAAACGATCTGGCCCTCGGCGGTTACGTGGATGTGGTGTTCGAACCCACGCCGGAGCTCGAGCTGACGCCGGGCGTACGCCTCGACCTGTATGGTTCGGTGGGAGCCGCGGTGCTGGCTGTGGACCCACGCTTGGCCGCCGTCTTCCACGTGAGCCGAGCGGTGCGGATCATCCACGCCTACGGCCTGGTTCACCAGCCACCGTCCTTCTTCGGCCCGATCCCCGGGCTCACACCCGGGACCCTGGCCAACGGGTTGCAGACCAGCTTTCAGACAAGCGCGGGGGTCGAGGTGGATCTGCCCGAGGACGTGACCGCCGGCACGACCCTGTTTCACAACGCCTTCTTCAACCTGACCGACACCCTCGCGGTCTCTTCGGGCGAGTTCGACTTGACCTCGGATCGCCGCACGACGGGTGACGCCGCCGGTCTGGAGCTGTTCGTGCGCCGGAAGTTCACCCGCCGACTCGGCGGATTTCTGTCGTACACCCTGTCGCGTTCGAGCCGCAGCGTGGGGAGGGAGAAGTTCCCCAGCGCCTTTGATCGCACTCACGTGGCCAACGCAGCAGTGGGTTACGATCTGGGGCGTCGCTGGCGCGCCGGCACTCGCGTGGTGTTCTACACGGGCACACCCAAGACCTACCCGTCGAATGGACTGATCGTGCCCCTGAGGCCCCGCGCGCCCGACCGCGGGCCAGCTTTCTACCGGGTCGACTTGCGCATCGAAAAGCGCTGGCCCCTCGCCAAGAGCGCCTGGCTCTCGTTCGTTGGTGAAGTCATGAACGCCACCCTCAGCAAAGAGACCTTTGCGTCCGGGACCGGCGCGGACACCACCATTGGCCCCGTCACCATTCCGAGCATCGGGCTCGAAGGAGGTTTTTGA
- a CDS encoding class II glutamine amidotransferase translates to MPNLFGMSFEGTLAPSFELTCLKAGRKLPDGWGIGYYPGGEPSACVLKEPAPGSGSIRSELVSAWDHLASSIFVVHIRTAMWGKNTDANTQPFCRPHASRDWLIGHSGSLRERLAVGSRFEPVGSTDSELVFCHLLERFADAGWRSIGEGDLAQLGKVLGDLNRTGALSLVLSDGVDLLVYSDAHDEGGLFLSHLLPPFGERTVFGDSDLQVDLTRRGEISRKGVLVSSNPLSRTDGQPMEWARVPPGHLTIIRQGAVIAELGVETGEDGGPRPRLRSGQPQRRRAEPKTIEVVHSTHYRYSAPVERSSHLFKLAPAHDRSQTVREHVLELQIDGAPLQGRQLEFDDVFGNRAHRVVIEQAYNELSVVSRSVVDVLSVDPLEFKPLHARRAIPLVWMPWQREMMAPYLLPSELPETQLQELADYAMTFVERNDYDLIGTVLDMNRSIYKEYKYKPGATTNETTAFEVYTNRRGVCQDFTNVFICLARLLSIPARYRCGYIYTGPKADNQAQSEASHAWIELYLPESGWTGFDPTNGVHTQTDHVRVACGRSYVDATPTSGTIYVGGGTETLRVDVRAEVLSDG, encoded by the coding sequence ATGCCCAACCTCTTCGGGATGTCGTTCGAAGGCACGCTGGCTCCGTCCTTCGAGCTCACCTGTCTCAAGGCCGGCCGCAAGCTCCCGGACGGCTGGGGCATCGGATATTACCCGGGTGGCGAGCCTTCCGCGTGTGTGCTCAAAGAGCCCGCGCCCGGCTCGGGCAGCATCCGCAGCGAGCTGGTCAGCGCCTGGGATCACCTGGCCTCGTCGATCTTCGTCGTGCACATCCGCACCGCGATGTGGGGCAAGAACACCGACGCGAATACGCAGCCGTTTTGTCGCCCTCACGCCAGTCGTGACTGGCTGATCGGTCACAGCGGAAGTCTTCGGGAACGGCTCGCCGTCGGGAGCCGCTTCGAGCCGGTAGGGTCCACCGATTCCGAGCTCGTGTTCTGCCACTTGCTCGAGAGGTTTGCTGACGCGGGCTGGCGTTCAATCGGCGAAGGTGACCTCGCGCAGCTCGGGAAAGTGCTCGGAGATCTGAACCGCACTGGCGCGCTCTCTCTGGTCTTGAGTGACGGCGTCGACCTGCTGGTCTACTCGGACGCCCACGACGAGGGCGGGCTCTTCTTGAGCCACCTCCTGCCGCCGTTCGGGGAGCGCACGGTGTTCGGCGATTCCGACCTGCAAGTGGACCTGACCCGACGCGGGGAGATCAGCCGCAAAGGTGTGCTGGTGTCCTCGAACCCGCTCAGCCGGACCGACGGCCAACCCATGGAATGGGCGCGGGTTCCGCCGGGGCACCTCACTATCATTCGTCAGGGCGCCGTCATCGCGGAGCTGGGTGTGGAGACCGGGGAGGACGGGGGACCGCGTCCGCGCCTGCGCTCCGGTCAACCACAGCGGCGTCGAGCCGAGCCAAAGACCATCGAGGTCGTTCACAGCACTCATTATCGGTACTCGGCGCCCGTCGAACGCAGCAGCCACCTGTTCAAGCTCGCCCCGGCGCACGACCGCTCGCAGACGGTTCGCGAGCACGTGCTCGAGCTTCAGATCGATGGTGCTCCGCTCCAGGGGCGGCAGCTGGAGTTTGACGACGTCTTCGGAAACCGTGCACACCGAGTCGTCATCGAACAGGCGTACAACGAGCTCAGCGTGGTCTCGCGGTCCGTGGTCGACGTACTGTCGGTGGACCCGCTCGAGTTCAAGCCGCTGCACGCGCGCCGGGCCATCCCGCTGGTCTGGATGCCCTGGCAGCGTGAAATGATGGCTCCCTACCTGCTTCCGTCCGAGCTTCCGGAGACGCAGCTTCAGGAGCTAGCCGACTACGCCATGACCTTCGTCGAGCGCAACGACTACGATCTGATCGGCACCGTGCTCGACATGAACCGGTCGATCTACAAGGAATACAAGTACAAACCGGGCGCGACTACCAACGAGACGACGGCGTTCGAGGTGTATACGAATCGTCGCGGAGTGTGCCAGGACTTCACCAACGTGTTCATCTGCCTGGCACGGCTACTGAGCATTCCGGCGCGCTACCGCTGTGGTTACATCTACACCGGGCCCAAGGCCGACAATCAGGCGCAGTCCGAGGCGTCACATGCCTGGATCGAGCTCTACCTGCCCGAGTCCGGCTGGACGGGGTTCGACCCGACGAACGGTGTCCACACTCAGACCGATCACGTGCGGGTGGCGTGTGGTCGAAGTTACGTGGACGCCACTCCGACGTCGGGGACCATCTACGTTGGCGGCGGGACGGAGACGTTGCGGGTCGACGTGCGCGCCGAGGTGCTTTCCGACGGCTGA
- a CDS encoding aldo/keto reductase, whose product MLRYRLLGRSGLRVSELCLGTMSFGDNWGFGADEAESHRVLDAYADAGGNFLDSANKYHGGQTEEIVGRWLTGRRDRTVVATKYTLSMDHADPNASGNHRKNLVHSVEASLRRLGTDYIDLLWVHAWDDYTPYQETLRALDDLVQSGKVLYLGVSDAPAWIVSASNVLAELRGWTPFVGLQIEYSLLQRAPERDLLPMAAYFGLSVLAWGPLAAGVLTGKYTRSGVENDSLRKTGNEQRGRTNEKSLEVARAVDTVADELGASSSQVALAWVRAQGYEFLPIVGARKVAQLEDSMGSPEVKLSPEQLARLDEVSRIELGFPHDFLASKGVRDLVRGEIRTRIDGRVARQ is encoded by the coding sequence ATGTTGCGTTATCGACTACTCGGAAGATCTGGACTGCGGGTGTCAGAGCTGTGTCTCGGCACGATGAGCTTTGGTGATAACTGGGGCTTCGGCGCCGACGAGGCCGAGAGCCACCGCGTGCTCGACGCCTACGCCGACGCCGGCGGCAACTTCCTGGACAGTGCCAACAAGTACCACGGCGGCCAGACCGAAGAGATCGTCGGGCGTTGGCTGACGGGTCGCCGTGATCGCACGGTGGTCGCCACCAAGTACACGCTGAGCATGGACCACGCTGACCCGAACGCCTCGGGTAACCACCGGAAGAACCTGGTGCACTCCGTCGAGGCTAGTCTGCGACGACTCGGCACCGACTACATCGATCTCTTGTGGGTTCACGCCTGGGACGACTACACGCCGTACCAAGAGACGCTGCGCGCGCTCGACGATCTGGTCCAGAGTGGCAAAGTGCTCTACCTCGGCGTCAGCGACGCGCCAGCCTGGATCGTCTCCGCCTCGAACGTGCTCGCCGAGCTCCGGGGTTGGACGCCGTTCGTGGGGCTGCAGATCGAGTACAGCCTGCTGCAGCGAGCGCCGGAGCGCGATCTCTTGCCGATGGCCGCGTATTTCGGGCTCTCCGTCCTCGCCTGGGGTCCGCTCGCCGCGGGTGTCCTGACCGGGAAGTACACACGCAGTGGGGTCGAGAACGACTCGTTGCGAAAGACCGGGAACGAACAGCGGGGTCGGACCAACGAGAAGTCCCTCGAGGTCGCGCGCGCGGTGGACACGGTGGCCGACGAGCTCGGGGCCAGTTCGTCCCAGGTGGCATTGGCCTGGGTTCGCGCCCAGGGTTACGAGTTCTTGCCAATTGTCGGGGCGCGCAAGGTCGCGCAGCTCGAGGACTCGATGGGCTCTCCCGAGGTCAAGTTGAGCCCTGAGCAGCTCGCCCGACTCGACGAGGTGAGCCGCATCGAGCTGGGCTTCCCCCACGATTTCCTGGCGTCGAAGGGCGTGCGTGATCTGGTGCGCGGAGAAATCCGGACCCGCATCGATGGGCGTGTTGCCCGGCAATGA
- a CDS encoding alpha-E domain-containing protein has product MIARVADHCFWLGRYIERAESTARHLHVTDTLALDAELPPGRVWPPLVIVSGQEQDFVERFGREALGVEEQVQHYLARDPENGVSLRCSIAAARENARSIRDVVSLEVWQIVNELHLFFSSSEADAMYQTDKDALYLRVRQSTQLALGLLRSTMLHDTPLDFIWLGVLLERLGQTARLLDVEHHAMNANHGQHPVLDTALWLSLLRACSGFEPFMKRNQGRVTGAAVAAFLVLEPSFPRSVRYCTTSARERLATICNNDELPGRSALTRLQALEAWLLELPADSLTGERVHEVLTHVVREGDAVSADVSDELWGEVPEAGADATPQ; this is encoded by the coding sequence ATGATCGCTCGCGTCGCAGATCACTGTTTCTGGCTCGGAAGGTACATCGAGCGAGCCGAGAGCACGGCTCGGCACCTGCATGTCACCGACACCTTGGCCTTGGATGCGGAGCTGCCGCCGGGGCGCGTCTGGCCGCCGCTGGTGATCGTCTCGGGGCAAGAGCAGGACTTCGTCGAGCGTTTTGGTCGGGAGGCGCTGGGGGTCGAAGAGCAGGTCCAGCACTATCTGGCGAGGGATCCCGAGAACGGCGTCTCGCTGCGCTGCTCGATCGCTGCGGCCCGGGAGAACGCCCGCTCGATTCGCGACGTCGTGAGCCTCGAGGTCTGGCAGATCGTCAACGAGCTCCACCTGTTCTTCTCGAGCAGCGAGGCCGACGCGATGTACCAGACGGACAAGGACGCGCTCTACCTCCGGGTACGCCAATCCACTCAGCTTGCGCTGGGGCTCTTGCGCAGCACGATGCTGCACGACACCCCCCTCGACTTCATCTGGCTTGGTGTGCTGCTCGAGCGGTTGGGACAGACGGCGCGTCTGCTCGATGTGGAGCACCACGCCATGAACGCCAACCATGGCCAGCATCCGGTGCTCGATACGGCGCTCTGGCTGTCGCTGCTTCGTGCCTGCTCCGGCTTCGAACCGTTCATGAAGCGCAATCAGGGTCGGGTCACGGGCGCCGCGGTTGCCGCGTTTCTGGTGCTCGAGCCGTCATTTCCGCGCTCGGTTCGCTACTGCACCACGTCGGCGCGTGAGCGCCTCGCGACGATCTGCAACAACGACGAGCTGCCCGGGCGTTCGGCGCTCACTCGACTGCAGGCGCTCGAGGCCTGGCTCCTCGAGCTCCCGGCCGATTCACTCACGGGGGAGCGCGTCCACGAGGTGCTCACCCACGTTGTGAGGGAGGGGGACGCCGTGTCTGCCGACGTGAGCGACGAGCTGTGGGGTGAAGTGCCCGAAGCCGGCGCTGACGCGACCCCCCAGTGA
- a CDS encoding circularly permuted type 2 ATP-grasp protein encodes MSPSDLFAGYRPLDGTWDELFGGPARVRAGLEGPLRALFNVRADELARAQALAERSLMNQGVTFSVYDDERGAEKIFPFCLVPRVIAAADWEPVERGLIQRITALQLFLDDIYGEQRILAERRIPPEVVLGAKHYLPQLRGVRPPRGVRIHVAGVDLIRDPDGVFRVLEDNLRTPSGVSYVMENRLVTKRVFPTIFAESRVRRVDHYPARLAETLRATAPETHEEPVTVVLTPGPFNSAYFEHSFLARTMGVELVHGSDLCVEDDNVFLLTTRGLRRVSVIYRRIDDAFLDPEVFRKDSLLGVPGVLRAWAKGNVTLANAPGNGVADDKAVCALVPDIIRFYLNEEPALADVPTYVCAREDDRRYVVDHLDELVVKAVDEAGGYGMLMGPQSSAAERDEFRRRIEAEPRKYVAQHRVELSSCPTWTGEPRRLVPRRVDLRPYILTGPDGPWVLPGGLTRVALREGSYVVNSSQGGGSKDTWVLSEGA; translated from the coding sequence ATGAGCCCCAGCGATCTGTTTGCCGGCTACCGACCGCTGGATGGAACATGGGACGAGCTCTTCGGAGGACCAGCGCGTGTGCGGGCCGGGCTCGAGGGGCCGCTGCGGGCGCTGTTCAACGTTCGCGCCGATGAGCTGGCGCGGGCGCAAGCCCTCGCGGAGCGCTCGCTGATGAACCAAGGCGTGACGTTCTCGGTCTACGACGACGAGCGCGGCGCCGAGAAGATCTTCCCCTTCTGCCTGGTGCCCAGGGTGATTGCCGCGGCCGACTGGGAGCCCGTCGAACGCGGGCTCATACAACGCATCACCGCGCTGCAGCTGTTCCTGGACGACATCTACGGTGAGCAGCGCATCCTCGCCGAACGCCGCATTCCTCCCGAGGTCGTGCTCGGCGCCAAGCATTACTTGCCGCAGCTCCGGGGTGTGCGGCCGCCCCGCGGTGTGCGCATTCACGTCGCTGGCGTCGATCTGATCCGCGACCCGGATGGCGTCTTTCGAGTGCTGGAGGACAACCTGCGAACGCCCTCCGGGGTCTCTTACGTGATGGAGAATCGGCTGGTGACCAAGCGGGTGTTTCCCACGATTTTCGCCGAGTCTCGCGTGCGACGCGTTGATCACTACCCCGCGCGGTTGGCCGAGACGCTGCGCGCCACGGCGCCCGAGACCCATGAAGAGCCGGTTACCGTCGTGCTGACGCCGGGTCCGTTCAACTCGGCCTACTTCGAGCACAGCTTCTTGGCGCGGACGATGGGCGTCGAACTGGTGCACGGCAGTGACCTGTGTGTGGAGGATGACAACGTCTTCTTGCTCACCACGCGCGGGCTCCGTCGTGTGTCGGTGATCTACCGGAGAATCGACGATGCGTTCCTCGATCCCGAGGTCTTTCGCAAGGACAGCCTGCTCGGTGTGCCGGGTGTGCTTCGCGCGTGGGCGAAGGGAAACGTGACGCTGGCGAACGCTCCTGGGAACGGTGTGGCCGATGACAAGGCCGTCTGCGCTCTGGTTCCGGACATCATTCGCTTCTATCTGAACGAAGAGCCGGCCCTCGCTGACGTGCCGACCTACGTCTGTGCTCGAGAGGACGACCGGCGCTACGTGGTCGACCACCTGGACGAGCTGGTAGTGAAAGCGGTGGACGAAGCCGGGGGCTACGGCATGCTGATGGGGCCGCAGTCGAGCGCTGCCGAGCGCGACGAGTTTCGCCGGCGCATCGAGGCCGAGCCCCGCAAATACGTGGCGCAGCATCGGGTGGAGCTCTCGTCTTGCCCCACCTGGACCGGTGAACCCAGACGCCTCGTGCCGCGGCGAGTCGACCTGCGGCCGTACATCTTGACCGGTCCGGACGGGCCCTGGGTGCTGCCCGGCGGGCTGACCCGGGTCGCGCTGCGCGAGGGCTCGTACGTGGTGAACTCCAGCCAAGGCGGCGGCTCGAAGGACACCTGGGTCCTGTCGGAGGGTGCATGA